Proteins co-encoded in one Christiangramia fulva genomic window:
- the atpD gene encoding F0F1 ATP synthase subunit beta has protein sequence MKGDVQNINYGRIISVRGGIVDIFFDHNIPPISNLLHAGKENEISIEILTQLDVHRVRGIALNPTQGLARGMKVESRGNELRVPVGKEIVGRMFDVFGNTIDHGEPIKNAEQRKIHNTPPPLQKRSTKSEIFVTGIKAIDVLIPLERGGKAGLFGGAGVGKTVLLTELIHNMVENSKGISMFCGIGERCREGHELYYGMKEAGLLKNMVMLFGQMNEPPGARFRVGHAALTMAEYFRDDENRDVLLLIDNIFRFIQAGMEVSGLMGQMPSRLGYQPTMGTELSKLEERIANTETGAITSIQAVYVPADDLTDPAAVHTFSHLSASIVLSRKKAGEGLYPAIDLLQSDSKMATPGIIGERHYQLAQEIRQTLAQYKELKDIIAMLGLEQLSAHDRNVVNRARKLERFFTQPFFATEQFSGIEGKAVSLDNALDGCERILNDEFKDLPESAFYMIGNIEEAKTKAGEVQKGESASEEKGEKKEEKNKEKTPEKEKKDGHPVNAS, from the coding sequence ATGAAGGGCGATGTTCAAAATATTAACTATGGAAGGATTATTTCCGTAAGGGGAGGGATCGTCGATATTTTTTTCGATCATAACATACCTCCCATCTCCAATCTGCTGCATGCGGGAAAAGAAAATGAGATTTCCATCGAAATACTCACCCAGCTGGATGTGCATCGTGTTCGTGGTATCGCTTTGAATCCAACTCAGGGTCTTGCCCGCGGAATGAAGGTGGAAAGCCGCGGAAATGAATTGCGCGTGCCGGTGGGAAAAGAAATTGTGGGACGTATGTTTGACGTCTTCGGAAATACCATCGACCACGGCGAGCCCATAAAAAATGCCGAACAACGCAAAATTCATAATACTCCCCCTCCACTTCAGAAGCGTTCTACAAAATCTGAAATTTTCGTTACCGGGATCAAGGCTATAGATGTACTGATCCCTTTGGAACGCGGTGGAAAGGCCGGACTTTTTGGTGGTGCCGGGGTGGGAAAGACGGTTTTACTAACCGAACTCATCCATAATATGGTGGAAAACAGCAAAGGCATAAGTATGTTTTGCGGCATTGGCGAACGTTGCCGTGAAGGCCATGAACTTTACTACGGAATGAAGGAAGCCGGTTTGCTCAAAAATATGGTGATGCTTTTCGGGCAGATGAACGAGCCGCCCGGAGCGAGGTTCCGTGTGGGCCATGCCGCGCTGACCATGGCCGAATATTTCAGGGATGATGAGAACCGTGATGTGTTACTGCTTATCGATAATATCTTCAGGTTCATCCAGGCAGGAATGGAAGTTTCCGGCTTAATGGGCCAAATGCCCTCCCGGCTAGGTTACCAGCCCACAATGGGCACCGAACTATCAAAACTTGAAGAACGCATTGCCAATACTGAAACCGGAGCTATTACTTCCATCCAGGCGGTTTATGTGCCCGCCGATGATCTTACCGATCCGGCCGCGGTCCACACGTTTTCACATTTATCGGCTTCGATCGTGCTTTCCCGAAAAAAAGCGGGAGAAGGATTATACCCGGCGATCGATCTGCTGCAATCTGATTCAAAAATGGCAACTCCGGGGATAATCGGGGAAAGACATTACCAGCTGGCACAGGAAATAAGGCAGACGCTGGCACAGTATAAAGAACTTAAAGATATCATTGCCATGCTTGGACTGGAACAGCTTTCCGCTCATGACAGAAATGTGGTGAACCGCGCCCGAAAACTGGAACGTTTCTTTACGCAGCCGTTTTTCGCTACGGAACAATTCAGCGGAATTGAAGGAAAGGCGGTGAGTCTGGACAACGCTCTCGATGGCTGTGAACGGATATTAAATGACGAATTCAAGGATCTTCCTGAAAGCGCCTTCTATATGATAGGAAATATTGAAGAGGCCAAAACCAAGGCAGGCGAAGTTCAAAAAGGAGAGTCTGCTTCCGAAGAAAAAGGGGAAAAGAAAGAAGAGAAAAACAAGGAAAAAACGCCTGAAAAAGAAAAGAAAGATGGACACCCAGTTAATGCATCTTAA
- a CDS encoding F0F1 ATP synthase subunit epsilon: MDTQLMHLKILLPSRIFAEVRDVKRIVAETSEGHYGFLPQRLDCVAELEPGIFSYETAGGKTTYVAVDIGILVKSGLEVMVSARHAIGGVDLGKLQETVEKEFLKLDEEEKNVRYVMAKLESSFIQRLQKFEKHKNEI; this comes from the coding sequence ATGGACACCCAGTTAATGCATCTTAAGATCCTTTTGCCCTCACGGATCTTTGCCGAGGTCAGGGATGTAAAACGTATTGTAGCTGAAACTTCCGAAGGCCACTACGGATTTTTACCGCAACGGCTGGACTGTGTGGCAGAACTGGAACCGGGGATCTTCAGCTATGAAACGGCAGGAGGTAAAACCACCTATGTCGCGGTTGATATAGGAATACTGGTAAAATCGGGTTTGGAAGTTATGGTTTCCGCCAGGCATGCTATTGGAGGCGTAGATCTTGGTAAACTTCAGGAAACTGTGGAAAAGGAGTTCCTGAAACTGGACGAAGAAGAAAAGAATGTGCGTTACGTCATGGCAAAACTGGAAAGCAGCTTTATACAGAGGCTACAGAAATTTGAAAAGCACAAAAATGAGATCTGA
- a CDS encoding AtpZ/AtpI family protein, translating to MRSDKEQDRDFSRKVGEKEERKIRSLRENKRSVWFGLGMMGMVGWSVAVPALLGVLTGLWLDKKYPQTFSWTLTLLVIGVFIGSIIAWYWVEKEDREIHNNKDQENE from the coding sequence ATGAGATCTGATAAAGAGCAGGATAGGGATTTCAGCCGGAAGGTCGGCGAAAAGGAGGAAAGAAAGATCAGGAGCCTCAGGGAAAATAAAAGAAGCGTCTGGTTTGGCCTGGGTATGATGGGAATGGTCGGCTGGTCTGTAGCGGTGCCGGCATTGTTGGGAGTCTTAACAGGATTATGGCTCGACAAAAAATATCCGCAGACCTTTTCATGGACGCTCACACTGCTCGTAATTGGAGTTTTTATCGGGTCGATCATCGCCTGGTACTGGGTAGAAAAAGAAGACCGCGAAATACATAATAATAAAGATCAGGAAAATGAATAA
- a CDS encoding ATP synthase subunit I translates to MNNSFLIIVFLVGFALGVFFFGGLWYSVKKAVVSTKPLLWTFGSFFIRMSLTVLTFYFAGGEDWRRFLAVLIGFMAGRFTVIHITKTIDARHAEQKTEI, encoded by the coding sequence ATGAATAACAGCTTTCTCATCATTGTTTTTTTAGTGGGATTTGCCCTCGGAGTATTTTTCTTTGGAGGCTTATGGTACAGCGTAAAAAAGGCCGTGGTTTCTACAAAACCGCTGTTATGGACCTTCGGAAGTTTCTTTATAAGAATGAGCCTGACCGTTTTAACCTTCTATTTTGCAGGCGGCGAAGACTGGCGACGATTTCTGGCTGTTCTCATTGGGTTTATGGCAGGGCGTTTTACAGTAATTCACATTACCAAAACGATCGATGCAAGGCACGCAGAACAAAAAACTGAAATATGA
- a CDS encoding F0F1 ATP synthase subunit A has translation MKLSPDDTIFWSNGFININLTIVTTWGLMLVMVIGAWLITRKLQTGIKISRWQTILEMIVLSISSQVKEVGMDKPRRYIPFIGTLFLFIGIANLCIIFPGYEPPTGSLSTTTALAISVFLAVPFFGIEEGGLRGYLKTYLEPTWLMLPFNLIGEFTRTLALAVRLFGNIMSGGMIVAILLSIAPFIFPVLMDVLGLLTGIVQAYIFSVLATVYIAGAVQARKSKQKT, from the coding sequence ATGAAACTAAGTCCCGACGATACTATTTTCTGGTCGAATGGGTTTATAAACATCAATCTGACGATCGTTACCACATGGGGGCTCATGCTGGTAATGGTGATCGGGGCATGGCTTATTACAAGAAAATTGCAGACAGGGATCAAGATCTCCCGCTGGCAAACCATTCTTGAAATGATCGTTCTAAGCATCAGCAGTCAGGTGAAAGAAGTGGGAATGGACAAGCCGCGTAGATATATTCCATTTATTGGTACACTGTTCCTTTTTATCGGTATTGCCAATTTGTGCATTATTTTCCCCGGCTATGAACCTCCTACCGGCTCACTTTCTACTACGACTGCCCTGGCGATCTCAGTCTTTCTAGCGGTTCCCTTCTTCGGAATTGAAGAGGGAGGCCTTCGAGGATACCTGAAGACGTACCTTGAACCAACATGGTTAATGTTGCCCTTTAATCTAATTGGAGAATTTACGCGTACTCTTGCCCTGGCAGTCCGACTCTTCGGAAACATCATGAGTGGCGGTATGATCGTCGCTATTCTGCTAAGCATAGCCCCGTTTATATTTCCTGTTCTCATGGACGTCCTTGGGCTACTTACAGGGATCGTACAGGCCTATATTTTCAGTGTTCTGGCAACAGTTTACATTGCCGGGGCAGTACAGGCCAGAAAATCGAAACAAAAAACATAA
- a CDS encoding F0F1 ATP synthase subunit C produces MDNITIIGIASIITAGLTTGIGTMLPALSEGKAIASALSSLAQQPDASSTITRTLFVGLAMIESTAIYCFVVSMILIFANPFWNFIIAK; encoded by the coding sequence ATGGATAATATCACAATCATTGGAATCGCGTCTATCATTACCGCCGGGCTCACCACCGGAATCGGCACCATGTTACCGGCGCTAAGTGAAGGAAAAGCAATCGCTTCAGCCTTGAGTTCGCTGGCACAACAGCCGGACGCTTCCTCAACAATTACAAGAACCCTGTTCGTGGGACTGGCAATGATCGAATCGACCGCGATCTACTGTTTCGTGGTCTCCATGATCCTGATCTTCGCCAATCCTTTCTGGAATTTCATCATTGCAAAATAG
- a CDS encoding F0F1 ATP synthase subunit B — protein sequence MKINWFTVIAQVINFLVLVWLLKRFLYKPILKATDEREKSIVSKLKDASAKKEEAKKERDEFQKKNSTFEQEKKQMMEKAANETKEQSEQMINETRKAVAAMKEKQEKNFRQMEENLKKELAERTSHEVLNISRQVLADLASAELEAQMVKHFIEQLQGMDEAGKQAFLQAYKNISGPLLIRSVFELKPEQQEAIKNAVGQLLNENGEFRFETDEKLAGGIELSADGYKLSWNIASYLDSLQEKISEVLQEQSAEKTEKVEADSPEEKAEPKQIEYGSEGPE from the coding sequence ATGAAGATCAACTGGTTCACGGTCATAGCACAGGTCATAAACTTCCTGGTGCTGGTATGGTTGCTGAAACGCTTCCTGTACAAACCCATTCTGAAGGCAACTGATGAGCGGGAAAAGAGTATTGTTTCCAAACTGAAGGATGCGAGTGCTAAGAAAGAGGAAGCCAAGAAGGAACGGGATGAATTTCAGAAGAAAAACAGCACTTTCGAGCAGGAGAAAAAGCAAATGATGGAAAAAGCGGCGAATGAAACCAAAGAGCAAAGTGAGCAGATGATAAATGAAACCCGGAAAGCTGTTGCGGCAATGAAGGAAAAACAGGAAAAGAATTTCCGGCAGATGGAAGAAAATCTGAAAAAGGAACTTGCGGAAAGGACCAGCCACGAAGTGCTTAATATCAGCCGCCAGGTCTTAGCCGATCTTGCTTCCGCAGAACTTGAAGCTCAAATGGTTAAGCATTTCATTGAACAGCTGCAGGGAATGGACGAGGCCGGCAAACAGGCATTTCTGCAGGCTTACAAAAATATCTCAGGCCCCCTGCTCATCCGCAGCGTATTTGAGTTGAAGCCGGAGCAGCAGGAAGCGATCAAAAATGCGGTAGGGCAGCTGCTAAATGAAAATGGCGAATTCCGCTTTGAAACCGATGAAAAACTGGCCGGAGGCATCGAACTTTCTGCTGATGGATATAAACTTTCCTGGAATATTGCCTCTTATCTTGATTCTCTGCAGGAAAAAATTTCAGAAGTCCTTCAGGAACAATCGGCCGAGAAAACAGAAAAAGTGGAGGCAGACTCCCCGGAAGAAAAAGCTGAACCTAAACAAATTGAATATGGCAGTGAAGGACCTGAATAA